Genomic window (Escherichia fergusonii ATCC 35469):
TTATCTGCCGCATGTTGAAACACCACGGTGATGGTGCGGGCAAATACGGTTAGTACCTGGCCCGCGGCTGCCACAGGAAGTGCGATAGCAATACCGGTAGCGATGCTTTGTTGACCAACGATTACCAGAATGGCAGAGATAATACTGGCAAGTGCTGAATCCGGAGATTGCGCCGCACCGACGTTCATCCAGCCAAGCGCTATCAATTCCAGAGTGCCACCGAGCATAATTCCGGTTTTTAAATCACCGAGAATTAAACCAATAACTGTGCAGGCGATAAGTGGGCGGTGAGTCTGAAACTCGTCCAGTACGCTGCCCATTCCGGCAATACAGGAAAATAAAAATATGGCGATAATTTGTAGGGTACTAATTTCCATAATTTGTCACCTTATAAGTGTACTCGTCCCTGCCTGTTAAAGCATAAATACACAGGCCTGATATTTATTAAGCCGTTACGTGTTCTTTTATTTTTTCGATAATATTGATTGAAGGATCTGTCGCAACTACGCGTAAATCTAGCTTTACGCCTAATTTATCCAGTTCATAGAATGCGTTAATATCATTCTCATCTAATGATACCGCTTTAGTTAACTGTTTTTTACCAGGGCGCCATGCCATTCCGCCAATATTTAATACATTAATATTGACGCCTTGTTTAACCATCGCCAGGGCATCTTGCGGATTGGTAAAAAGATAAAAAACGGTTTCCTCTTTATATTGCGGATTGTGATAAACGGCGACGGCTTTTTCGATATTTACCACATTAACTTTCATTCCAGGTGGTGCCGCCTGCCGTAATAATGTCCGACGCACATCATCATTAAATACATCGTCATTACAAATAATAATCCGCTGAGCATTGGCCACTTTTGACCAGACAGTTGTTACCTGACCGTGGATCAGGCGGTCATCAATGCGGGCAAGAGTAATGTTCATCAGAACTCCTCGTCAGTCGTATCCGGTTGTTGCCAGATAACACAAGTTTGTGAGGCGACTTGCGTCAGGTGTACACACAGTTCATCGACATTCATACTGCTCTGGTTGTCCACCAGTTCCAGCGCCAGAGGGAGCGATAACCCGCTCATGACACGCAGATGTGGGTTTTGCATTGCCAGTGTGGCAGCGGCATTCCATGGACTACCGCACTGTAAGTCC
Coding sequences:
- a CDS encoding mannose/fructose/sorbose PTS transporter subunit IIB, translating into MNITLARIDDRLIHGQVTTVWSKVANAQRIIICNDDVFNDDVRRTLLRQAAPPGMKVNVVNIEKAVAVYHNPQYKEETVFYLFTNPQDALAMVKQGVNINVLNIGGMAWRPGKKQLTKAVSLDENDINAFYELDKLGVKLDLRVVATDPSINIIEKIKEHVTA
- a CDS encoding mannose/fructose/sorbose PTS transporter subunit IIA, producing MVNAIFCAHGKLACAMLESVQMVYGDANVVAVEFVPGENASDIINKLEKLVSIHAHDEWLIAVDLQCGSPWNAAATLAMQNPHLRVMSGLSLPLALELVDNQSSMNVDELCVHLTQVASQTCVIWQQPDTTDEEF